One genomic segment of Thalassospiraceae bacterium LMO-SO8 includes these proteins:
- a CDS encoding GNAT family N-acetyltransferase, whose amino-acid sequence MPDAVITTVTGGPDLDAVREMFAEYGADVSRAYCLKGFDAELAGLPGAYGPPRGALLLLRADAAAAGAVGVRALSEDRAEMKRLYVRPAWQGQGFGRRLAAAAVGHARAAGFRALCLDTLDHMKGAQALYRAMGFAEIAPYHGDTAPGMRFMELTMSAQDAGSPRKS is encoded by the coding sequence ATGCCGGACGCGGTCATCACGACGGTCACCGGCGGCCCGGACCTTGATGCGGTGCGGGAAATGTTCGCCGAATACGGGGCCGACGTTTCCCGCGCCTACTGCCTGAAAGGCTTCGACGCCGAGCTGGCGGGGCTGCCCGGGGCTTACGGCCCGCCCCGGGGGGCTCTGTTGCTTTTGCGCGCGGACGCCGCCGCCGCCGGCGCGGTCGGTGTCCGCGCTCTGTCCGAAGACAGGGCGGAAATGAAACGCCTGTACGTGCGTCCGGCCTGGCAGGGCCAAGGCTTCGGCCGCCGGTTGGCCGCGGCCGCCGTGGGCCATGCCCGGGCCGCCGGGTTCCGCGCGCTCTGTCTGGATACCCTCGATCACATGAAAGGCGCGCAGGCCCTCTACCGCGCCATGGGATTCGCCGAAATCGCGCCTTATCACGGCGACACGGCCCCCGGCATGCGGTTCATGGAATTGACCATGTCGGCCCAGGACGCCGGATCGCCCCGGAAATCCTAG
- a CDS encoding tartrate dehydrogenase, giving the protein MSTNAYRIAVIPGDGIGNEVMPEALRVLEVIGRKHDLSFKFDEFDWSCERYAKEGAMMPEDGLDTIKGHDSILLGAVGFPGVKDHVSLWGLLIPIRRQFQQYLSLRPVKLMEGMPCPLANRKPGDIDFLVVRENNEGEYSDIGGRGNVGTPEEFATQLSVFTKKGCDRIIRVAFELARTRKRKKVTSATKSNGISISMPYWDERFAAIASEYPDIETDQFHIDILTAHFVRNPDWFDVVVGSNLFGDILSDLGPACTGTIGIAPSANINPERDYPSMFEPVHGSAPDIAGQNIANPIGQIWSAAMMLDHLGQKDAADEIVRVIEQVVAGDGPKTRDMGGTASTQELGAAIAEALSS; this is encoded by the coding sequence ATGTCCACCAACGCCTACCGCATCGCCGTCATCCCCGGGGACGGCATTGGCAACGAAGTCATGCCCGAAGCGCTCCGCGTGCTCGAGGTGATCGGCCGCAAGCACGACCTGTCGTTCAAGTTCGACGAATTCGACTGGAGCTGCGAGCGCTACGCCAAGGAAGGTGCCATGATGCCGGAAGACGGGCTGGACACCATCAAGGGCCATGATTCGATCCTGCTGGGCGCCGTCGGCTTCCCGGGCGTGAAGGACCATGTCTCGCTTTGGGGGCTGTTGATCCCGATCCGCCGCCAGTTCCAACAGTACCTGTCGCTGCGCCCGGTCAAGCTCATGGAAGGCATGCCCTGTCCGCTGGCAAACCGCAAGCCGGGCGACATCGACTTCCTGGTCGTGCGCGAAAACAACGAAGGCGAATATTCCGACATCGGCGGACGCGGCAATGTCGGCACGCCGGAAGAATTCGCGACGCAGCTGTCCGTGTTCACCAAGAAGGGCTGCGACCGCATCATCCGCGTCGCCTTCGAACTGGCCCGCACGCGCAAGCGCAAGAAGGTCACCTCGGCGACCAAATCCAACGGCATCAGCATCTCCATGCCCTATTGGGACGAACGCTTCGCGGCGATCGCATCGGAATATCCGGATATCGAGACCGACCAGTTCCACATCGACATTCTGACGGCCCATTTCGTGCGCAACCCGGATTGGTTCGACGTGGTCGTCGGCTCCAATCTGTTCGGCGATATTCTGTCCGACCTGGGGCCGGCCTGCACCGGCACCATCGGCATCGCGCCGTCGGCCAACATCAATCCCGAACGGGATTATCCGTCGATGTTCGAGCCGGTTCACGGCTCCGCCCCCGACATCGCGGGCCAAAACATCGCCAACCCCATCGGCCAGATCTGGTCGGCGGCGATGATGCTCGACCACCTGGGCCAGAAGGACGCGGCCGACGAGATCGTGCGCGTCATCGAACAGGTGGTCGCCGGCGACGGTCCCAAGACCCGCGACATGGGCGGCACGGCCTCGACCCAGGAACTGGGCGCGGCCATTGCCGAGGCGCTGTCCTCTTAA